Sequence from the Larimichthys crocea isolate SSNF chromosome XXIII, L_crocea_2.0, whole genome shotgun sequence genome:
CAACATTCgaacacataaataatgtgaGCATCTCTGCATTATCTCGCATACTGGCACGAAACCGAATAAGGATGAAGCAGGTCTATAGGGTCccatttcaaagaaacagtgaacGTGTGAAACAACTGCGATATGAATTTGTGCAGGTAAGCTTACTGTATCATTGGTACTCAATCTGGAAGTGCATACTGTGTGCTGTGCATGGgcctgctgtgctgcatttgttttgtcttttccagaGAGTGATGGCCCTAGAGGCAGATGCCATGGGTCATGAGCTGGTCTTTGTGGATGAGGCAGGCTTTAACCTCAGCAAAACCAGAAGACGGGGAAGGAACATTATTGGACACCGTGCCATAATCAATGTCCCAGGACAGCGCGGTGGAAACATTACCATGTGTGCAGCCATCAGTCAAAACGGTGTTGTTCACCATCATGCAACTCTGGGCCCATACAACACTGCACACATTCTTACATTCCTGGACACCCTGCATGACATATTCACTCTCGTTCAGAGACCAGAGCCGACCAGATATGTCATCATATGGGACAATGTTAGTTTCCACCGCGCTGTTCTGGTCCGCAACTGGTTTACCGATCACCCGGAATTCATTGTGGTCTACCTCCCCCCTTACTCTCCATTCCTAAATCCCATTGaagagtttttctctgcttggcgCTGGAAGGTTTATGACCGTCACCCCCATCAGCGCATAGCCCTTCTACAGGCAATGGAGGAGGCATGCGGAGACATTGACCAGGTGTCATGTCAGGCCTGGATACGACACTCCAGGAGATATTTTCCCCGGTGCCTAGCATGGAAGACATTGCATGTGATGTGGACGAGATTTTGTGGCCAGACCAAGTAAGAAGACAAGActgatttttgttattttatgtttttttttttttgtgccttgacctgaaaaacacactttatgtttacgtatttggatgtgtgtaaataaatatccatTCACTTTGACtcctgtgtgttactgtaaaagGTACTGAAAACCGATATGCCCTGCACACAGGATAAGCAAAAGCCAAATGAGTTTTTCATTGTTACTGTCAGTGTGCAGTGGCTGCTTTGTGTGCTTACTGATATTATGAGTTGTGTGCACCGTCGGAtacaaaaataactatttttaaaagagTGTGAACAGTTTAGCAAAAAGTGCTTATgcaacagtacaaaaacatgcttttgcAAGTGATCTACTGTGTTTTGCTATTTGGGTGAAAGGTTTTGCGatttgtgtgtacagttttgcaaaaaaagccaaaagtttcaaaaattGCGTCTTAGCTatcagaaaaaactgtaatctttttttccttttacaatggaagacattgctgagagaggaagagggagggtttgaatgagagggggaggaagagtgagaggtcggggtagagcagtgttgtcaaattattttgctttcctctttattttttaatttttttctgcaattgtatttttcagcttactgttttgtgatcatattttaattcactccaatgtaaatatatctgctgtgcatatgttgcactgacttgtttggtgaaaaataaataaaataaatatttcaatagcacgtgtgtgtatctgcaaatatttctgtgcatgtgaacaatctgaagaattctctacagtttgaactatgttagtatgatggcaaagcatactaaagatgagagtgcttttcattatgcctaacagtgtgtagttggttagacagaaatctacaaatatgaatgaattctccagagttagataagaagaaTATCAGTTTCATCTCTGTGCATCCAGTACAGACACAATGACCCAAAGCAGGGTGAAGCTGGTAGCATACATTTTCCCAAATTGGAAAATACTCCCAAAGccccaaacaaaacattaacaatCCATTAACAATGTCATTGAACTGTATTCAATTGGCTGTAGGTTGAAAAGGATTTGCAGACCAtcacattctgtttttattaaagctttACATAGTGTctcaacttttttggaattcaGGTTGCATACAAAGCTAGcatttccctctgcttccagtctttatgctaagctaggctaaacacaCCATGGACCTATCTCTAGAAACGAAAAAATGTCATCATGATTTTTGCCTCATTCTGAGTGACATTTGTGTCATTACTGACAAATTATGACACTTTTACTCTCAAACAAGGAGATCCATTCTCATGTGTGCTCCTCTGCCAATGACACACATTTGCTTCTCATTTCTATAACAATATGCAGCTCTTACTGCAAGAGCCAGAACTGCTGGCTCAGCTTTTTCTCCTGCTGTATGTGTGAACTGAGATGAAGTCTTACCTTAGTCATCTCAAAGGTTTGATATAATATCAGTGAGCTATTGCTGCAGTAATGGTGAGAgaaatgttttgctgttgtgttggttgtgttttctgatccAGCATCGCTTTGCAGATTAGACAGATGTGTTGGTAAATTGAAAACCGGAGCCAATGCAGAATTATGGCAGAGCTTCAAATTGCTCATTATCTCACTTCACTGAAAGCTAATTCGTCAGCGTCTCGCCAAGCgtgacacacacagctgtcataTACACCATATATGCTAAACACTGTAACTGCACTGTGCATAAGCATATTTCTTCATTTACGTGTTTATGCATTTGTggatgtatgtgtttatgagaTTATCCCAAAAGATGAGCAAAAGGTGAAAGAGAAAATCTCATCTACTGATCCTCTCTAAATGCAATGAAGCAATCATGTGTATGCACACTGCCTGACAACAACCTTTCCAAAAGATATAACAATCATTCAAAGTGCTTATATAAGACGGTAAGGAAGGTATTAAGACAAGTTAATAAATCCCTCTGGGGTCCTAACAATGGCcctatcaattgcttttgcaatcgTGGGTGATTGCTTGAACCGCAGAGGGTTAAagtaacatgaaatatatatatttaaaatgacattaataaGATTTAAACAGAAGAACTGAGAGTTGGAGTAAACCAGATAcaatggtgcaaaaaaaaaaaaaatgctttctcATGTGTTGTGTTGAGTCTTGGGAGAGTAAGCAGACTGCTTCTATATCTGAGAGGTCTGGATGGTTCCTAATGTAGCTGATCAGAGATATTCAGCGCTTTATAAACCAACATTAGTATTTTAGTTCTTTAACACATGAAAATCTAGTGCAAAGATCTGAGAACTAGAGTGATGTGTTCCTCTTTCTTGGCCTCAGTAAGGACTAGCTGCAGAAAGCTGCTGGACTACGCTAAGAAGCTGCAGCTGCCTGATCCACTGTTCGAATAAGTCTTTGGAGATACTTCTGCagtatttttattgtctttatttgatAGGAGCAGCTGAAGAAAGACAGGAATGCTTGCCgcattgttttggtctccaccaactcttgagAAAATGGATGCTCCAGTTTtcactgtctgctgtttggtgctgagcaggtagcaCATGATAAACTCATTATTTCAGCTTCATGTTTGTTAAACTGGAGGGAATTTTTGCCATATTTGATTGAATGGCACCGTGTGTCACCTagcattattataatataaatgtatgtgtgatCTGCACAATTATAATCTGATATCTTGCTTTTTATTTGGGTTGGATCATTTTGGTCACGGTTTCATGCACTTCACagtgcattttaaataaataaagtaagtaAAAGTTTTTAGTTCCATAGAATTGTCTTCTGATGTGATCAGGATCTTTCACCACTTTCACCTCACCACCGAGGATGACATCATTTTACAGCATGTCTGGATATTGAAGTCCCATAAATCCAAGTGTTTAGCCTTTGGAACCCCTTACTGAAAACGTACAGGCTTTGCAGCATTTTTAAGACCAAGACCAGCATGATTTATCACTATACCCTAATCCGGGGGATATAAATTTATTGGAGCTCCAGCCTCTGTTCTGTCTGCTTCCTGACTAACTCTCAAAACGACACTTACCCCAGACTGACTATTCAGCTTCCATCCAGAGCTTAGACAGCCAGAGAGATGTTGTCAGAACAAGGATTACTAAAGCTCTGGCTCAAGTGAAATAAGGGTCACTTGACATTAACCATTCTCATGGGGACATTTATTACACACAGGCAAGAATGAATAGATCCACAATGAAACAGCATTTATTGGCTGTGTCCTTCTATACCAGTGCAATATTGGCTCTATACGGCTGAGTCAGGTTTCCAAAGCCTAGTTTACCTTTAAAGTGAAGAAGTGGAAAGTAGACTGCATTAGCACACGACAATAACCTATCCTATCTTTGACAGGCAAGTTAAATGTCCATGCAAGTGGATTTTTATATCATAGAAGGCTGCCCAGgacaatgatgaaaaacatgagGAGCCTGTCTTCTATAGAGACTAAAATATGCAGCTGACGAAACATTTATTTGTGGAGAGGAGGTTGTGTGGTCCTATTAGGTGGCACCTGGAAGCTGTTTGACTGATCCATACTGAAATTTTACTATGTTGGTAACTGTTACTCTTCCTGTGGTTTCTTCCATTTCTTCCCCTGTTAGGGTtaagttttttggggggagtttTTTCCTTATTTGAATCCAGATTCAGATTGTAAAAGCCTTTGAGGCAAATTGTTATTTGTAACataaagtaatataatattaaCTTGGCTTACTTACAGCAGTACAAAGAAACCACATTGAGACTACCTGACATTACAATGCATTCTAAAATATTCTTGAAACATTGTAATTGTTGGTTATGTTTAACAATCCCAGTgtaatattgttatattgttatttttattcatgctttGTTTACAATGAGTTCACAGGGTTCAgtgcatttacagtatatgaaCTGGCATACTGCTGAAAAAGCTTATGAAAAAGCAAAATGTCCTCATTAATAGTGAACTGAATCTGGCATGAAAAtgaatatacataaatacatggGTCTATGTATTCAACAGTGTGTCCAAATCCCACCCTGTCATTCTATTTTCCCAGCAAGCACTGCTGCATCTACAAGCTCTGTGGTCCTAGTTTGTAGACAAGATGAGAGTGATTATCTCCACGGCAACCGCTAGACACGGTGACAagaacatatatacacacacacacaaacccgcgcgcacacgcacacacgcacacacgcacgcacacacacacacacacacacacaacttagTCAGAGAGAAAAGTGGGTCACATGCTAAATCAAGCAGTGAGACAATGACCTCTGCTCAGTACTCATCCTGCAGGCCTGGACATTTAATGACTTCAATATTCACAGTCTGAGTTGAAGTGGGGTGAACAGAGCAATAATGTCCCTGAAAAGAGGCTTTCAGTGTGAGGTCTGAAGAAACTCCAGTGAATCTGTACGTCTGGGGTTgttctattttttaatttttcaacaAATCCCAcagaaagaccaaaaccaacaggAGGCAATAGttcatttccatccatccatccatccatccatccatccatccatccatccatccattgtctTCTACTTATCTGGGGTTGGGTAACAGTGGCAGCCAGTTCAAAAGGGCACTGTAGACAttcttctccccagcaacacattccaggtcctcctgggggatctcAAAGCATTCCCAGGCCAGATTGGCTATATAGTCCCTTCAtcgggttctgggtctgccctgggtTTCTTCCCAGTTGGATGTGTCCAAAACACCTCTAACAGAAGGTGCCCATAGGGCATCCTAATCAAATTCCAGTggctctactccaagctccctctggatgtccaaACTCCTTACCCTATCTCTAAGACTGAGCCCGACTACCCAGTGGCGGAAGTTCATTATCCGTGATAATATATCCGCAATCTCGTTCTTTTGGTCACCACCCAAAGCTTATGACCATAGGTGAAGGTTGGAACGTAGGAGGTCCTGACTCCTAGCTTGCTtcacaacacagcacagtgcGTGCTGAAGGTCATggtccgatgaagccaacagaaccacatcatctgcaaaaaacaGAGATACAATCCTAAGGTTCAAAGTCATTAGTTCATATGTTGGGGGTCTGTTTTTGGCTGTAGACTAGTACAGCATGATACAGTGATTGAAGGATTAAACTATATCGAGTTTTAGATCCAGGCTGAAACtaattgattgtttttattaatggatcactcaaaatatattttcccttAATCTATGAATCATTTGAcccactactactactgtctgtctgtaactcagaaaacaaacaatatagTTGTATTATAACATGTGCAATATAgtgatataataaataaacagccaaAATCTTCCTGAGAACATCTGGACTCTTTACAACACAGTGAGAAAGTTAAATACACTTTAACTTCAGTTATGCTTTACCTGCTGAGATCTTCTCACTCAGAATCAGCTCCTCCCTTTGACTCAAGTCTGTTTCTGCATCTTAATCAAGAAATGAACACACTGATTGCACCACTTTGTCATTAAAAACCCTGCAGGGGCCACAGGGGGAGGAGTGCTGGATTTGAGAATAAAAGGACTGGAGTCACCGCAGCCACTGTTCTGCCGGCTGCCATCTGGCTCAGGGACAACTTCATCCCGCAGGACATAAGACCAGTGAACTGTTGAGCTTCTCAACCTCATTACTATGACACTTACCTGCACACACTGCAATAtgcttaaatatatatttatttatttgactaCTGTTTTCAAGCTGTTAGCCCATCACAgtatacatttatattcatactGTAGTCTACATCCTGTTCAGTACCGGTTATCATTAAGGATACATAACGTTATTACTGCACAGCAGttagttcattcattttatcaCTCTTActcttaaaaaatgaaatgacattcaaataaataaataataaatcaacttATCGTTGCCTTCATAatgtcttctctctccttctctcctccagtCATTCTCTGACCTCTGTTGGCGATCAGTAGGAAATGCAACAACACTGACAGAGCTCATTTTTTACCCACACAgcactttgttgtgtttattacCCTTCATTATTGAACAGTGGATCATAAGTCCGTGGATGGAAATGTGAAGATTTATAGAGCATGAAGAGAGTGCTGTAAAGCTCTGCAGTTATTATTAGGTCACTTTGTACAATGTAAGATTGTAAATACTACACTTTGCACACTTTACGGTAAGTTAGGTTCACATCTTTATTTacttaatattattatttatactgcacattattatttatactgaaccttattatacatatattattaacTTATGTACAAGTAtggtgtaggatttagtgacagctggtggtgaggctgcagattgcaaccaagtGAATTGCATAGGATACACCAGACCATACTTtacgaaaggaaaggaggtaataCCCTCCCACCATTCCTTGTGGCAGTGACAAAAAATTGACACACTGTTCAGTCATTCATAACCAGACATTAAAACATCagtgtatttaaacagtgtgatgcagcctgcagcagagagcgtgtgaatatgaacatacgtgttgacgtgatgtaaaaactttgatcatgaagtgtgttctgttgttgactgaagctgcgttcacacacacagtaagaacTGCTTCAtgcagcgtcctgcagatcatcatgaagttactgttgattattaatcatataTCTTTGTCATAACTTgttaatgtgtttctgtatgagtggacaggagggtgagcgaccaCACCAacgtaacaaacacttcatctgacttctgtgacaggtggacaatattcatttattatttaattctcacgttgataatgaagtcagatttttcacgggttgtccacgtttaaatttcctgcatgaaacaacacggtcagagcgcACAGGGAGTATCTAGTAagtcttctggactttgtagttttcccacagatcacgtcaataacattCACTGACGCATCATGACGTAGTCACAGagcagtcggattctctgaacGCTGCTGTCGTCTTCTCATAACTCCTTGTTACGTCTCCTTCACacctttccttgaccttgtgatgttttctattgaggtcaaggaaaagtggttaggaaaggacttaggggctttttttttttttttttttactattcgACCGCACCCCCTATCTAGAGCTAGTGTgtagtttgtccattttgggctactgtagaaacatggtgttcaGCATGgaggactccgtggaagagcTGGGCAGtctgtagatatatatatcaggtgattgtacactaatgaaacatacttattcatattatattacatttcagcCACATTGCATAAATAGAAgctacactggacctttaacgttttatttgaacaagacaaaaaacaaaagtgtgtcCTGTCATATGAAGAGAACAATCCCGTGTTTATCAGAGGTCCATTTACTTTATTAACAGTAATTACAAcctaataaaatacaaaatacatgtCATTTTAATAGATCTTGATTGAACATTATATTCCTGTAGCTAATGGCAGCTCCTCGATCTTCACTGTATCTTAACAGGAAGCTTCATGTGTCATATGAAGTGAGAGTAAATGTTTGGTAAACACAATATGTTTTCTataattttgacattttctgtttccattCTTATTGTTGGATTTGTGTGTTACTGCATGAGAAAATGAATCTTCCAGTACGTTTTAAATTGGACTTACcatctgaaatgttttgtgcaCTTCTGCTTCTTGATGTCAAAGTTGGCTGTCGTTGTGTAGAGATATTTTCACATAGTTCTGACACATCATGACTGTATCCAgcacacagtgttttctctgatcctcactgttatttatattcatattgtttAATTCATCTTTGCCATTTATGATAATTATCCAGCGCTCTATGAAGCTTTACAGGTCAGGTTGACATTAAAGTGCATTCCGTCATGTTCCTGCACTAATTGCAATCATAAGAGCTGTGTGAATGCTGCTGCCAAATCATTTGTGCTGAAAGGaacacagaggacaaagagacTGAGACACAGACTTCCAATTATGGAAACACTTCCACGAGGCGGGTGGTGTCAGACTCAACAATTTTTGGTTTCGGCAGGCAGCGCTGCTTGATCTCTCATCTAATTACAAACAACtcagctgccacacacacacacacacacacacacacacacactcacacacacacacctcagacagGGTTTGTCTGATGTGTATTTTTGCTTTCATCAGAGCAGGGAGTCATGGAACATCATGGAAATACAGTAAACTG
This genomic interval carries:
- the LOC113744487 gene encoding uncharacterized protein LOC113744487, with the protein product MSLREAGQRVQPNLSRYTVAGIIRTFRNENRIVRQPVAGGRRRLFTAEQETHIVNMVLANNSIRLREIQQHIIEDDTTFEHINNVSISALSRILARNRIRMKQVYRVPFQRNSERVKQLRYEFVQVSLLYHWYSIWKCILCAVHGPAVLHLFCLFQRVMALEADAMGHELVFVDEAGFNLSKTRRRGRNIIGHRAIINVPGQRGGNITMCAAISQNGVVHHHATLGPYNTAHILTFLDTLHDIFTLVQRPEPTRYVIIWDNVSFHRAVLVRNWFTDHPEFIVVYLPPYSPFLNPIEEFFSAWRWKVYDRHPHQRIALLQAMEEACGDIDQVSCQAWIRHSRRYFPRCLAWKTLHVMWTRFCGQTK